The genome window AGCGCACTGGATAGTGCAAGCGCACATCCGCACCCTTTTCATCTGCTACGAGAATTTCTTCCTTGTCTAGCAGTTCATAGGCATGGACTTCTCCTGTCGCCAAGTAGCAGACCACATCTCCAAGGATCTTGCTATTTTCGAGCACGCCCTTGTCTTCCCCATACTGGTAGAAGATTTCCCCTTGACTCCATTGGAAATGAAGGGGATTTTCTTGCGAAGCCAGGGTCAACTGAGCTGTTTCTTGATTCGATACGGTCGCTGTTTTTCCCTCTTCTAGCGCTAGCTCATAGCGAAAACCTTTTTTATAGAGTATGATACGTTTTTTCATAGACTACTCCTTGTGTTCGCTAGACTCAGTCGAGCTTGCAGTTGTAGAAGACGAGCTTTCTGTTGAGGAACCTTCTGTAGACGAAGCCGTTGTTGAGCTGCTAGTGGAAGCTTTGGTTTCATCCTTCTCTGCTTCCAAGAGTTTAGAGCGGGCATCCCAGTATTTCTTGTATTCACCCTCAAGCTCAGAGAGTTTCTTCTCGCGCTGTTCACCAGAGAGTTTTTCGCTATCACGTGTCGCCTTGATTTCTTTACGAAGGGCATAGATAATCAAGTCTGAATCGTCGATCCGCTTGGCTGTATCCAGCGCTTGGGTAAAGTCATGACGGCCGATATAGATCCAGTAGTGGAGATAGAGACTGTCTGACTTGAGCGTGACGTTATTGAGGATGACCTTCTTTTGATCCTCTGAGAAATTCAAGCCTTGCAAATAAGACGTTGCCAACTCATATTTCTGCGTCATCGGAAGACTGCTTGGAGCCACTCCTTCCAACTCATCGATCACACCGGTGTAGTCTACTTTAAGAAAAGCAGTATCCGCTTGAAGTAACTTTTCTTTAAAGGGTGCTTGGAAAAAGACCAAATAGATCCAAGGCAAGAGTAAGAGAGCCACTACAGCGGAAAGCCATACGGTTGCCAACTTAAAGATTCGGTGTTGACGGCTTGAAACCAAGGTCAAGGTCTTTTCTTCCTCTTCTTTGCGCTCTTTGTACGCTTTCTCTAAGAGGGCTTTCATCTCTTCTAAGCTAGCAGCATCACGGATTTCCACCAAGAAATCAGGTAGATCTTCTAATTCGAGTGTCCCTTGATAGAGTTCCATGAAATCCCAGTCCCCAAAAAGAGTGACCGCATAGCACTTGGCCTGACGCAAGAATTCAACCTGATCCCACTTG of Streptococcus sp. S5 contains these proteins:
- the essB gene encoding type VII secretion protein EssB: MKEEQFTLEEQVFRFEKEETSWRLDLKRSEVDSQDLRNLWILDLHHPLFLEQSMTADQDQIHLTYQTDALGLSAEEIQELPVSDRLRLAINVLDLAPALELPVTFMLHPINLFVTKDAQVKIAYRGVPGMMVPRKWDQVEFLRQAKCYAVTLFGDWDFMELYQGTLELEDLPDFLVEIRDAASLEEMKALLEKAYKERKEEEEKTLTLVSSRQHRIFKLATVWLSAVVALLLLPWIYLVFFQAPFKEKLLQADTAFLKVDYTGVIDELEGVAPSSLPMTQKYELATSYLQGLNFSEDQKKVILNNVTLKSDSLYLHYWIYIGRHDFTQALDTAKRIDDSDLIIYALRKEIKATRDSEKLSGEQREKKLSELEGEYKKYWDARSKLLEAEKDETKASTSSSTTASSTEGSSTESSSSTTASSTESSEHKE